One stretch of Deinococcus aquaedulcis DNA includes these proteins:
- the tig gene encoding trigger factor: MAELISREGNKVEFKVSVPAAEVNRAYDQVWAGLARDVRVPGFRPGKAPRKVIEGRVGKGYVEQEVRDRLLQTHYPQAARELKLSLVDATIDPKALQSGQSFEFTVKGETYPEVKLADWSGLQLSAEAPEITDEVLERTLSDLRERNATFESAERPIEASDQVTIEEEGEEGGTYPVYLDVAEPHVREALLGKAKGDTVQITVPAHTHGDHEHPEHTVTVKIVDVKTKQLQELNDEFASSLNFESLERLRTDLKAELERRAQQEGEAGRREEFISALMEGMEADIPQALLTRRRESMLEEIKDDLGRQGVKWGEYESFMKEQGKLEDFMADLGKNAESRVKRDLVLEKLAEDLNVQVSDAEFNQTMNALAQANGLSPAELSKQLGPNGINAYYTSLVREKGLQQAMSQLSGAQKQGGEPASTEEASSAEATTEESTEATSAE; the protein is encoded by the coding sequence ATGGCAGAGCTGATCAGCAGAGAAGGCAACAAGGTGGAATTCAAGGTGTCGGTGCCCGCCGCCGAAGTGAACCGCGCCTACGACCAGGTGTGGGCTGGCCTGGCCCGCGACGTGCGCGTGCCCGGGTTCCGCCCCGGCAAGGCCCCGCGCAAGGTGATTGAAGGCCGCGTGGGCAAGGGCTACGTGGAGCAGGAAGTGCGTGACCGCCTGCTGCAGACCCACTACCCCCAGGCCGCCCGCGAGCTGAAGCTGAGCCTGGTGGACGCCACCATTGACCCCAAGGCCCTGCAGAGCGGTCAGTCCTTCGAATTCACTGTGAAGGGCGAAACCTACCCCGAAGTCAAACTGGCGGACTGGAGCGGCCTGCAACTCAGCGCCGAGGCCCCCGAAATCACCGACGAGGTGCTGGAGCGCACCCTTAGCGACCTGCGCGAGCGCAACGCCACCTTCGAGAGCGCCGAGCGCCCCATTGAGGCCAGCGACCAGGTGACCATTGAAGAAGAGGGCGAAGAGGGCGGCACCTACCCCGTGTACCTCGACGTGGCCGAGCCCCACGTGCGCGAGGCGCTGCTGGGCAAGGCCAAGGGCGACACCGTGCAGATCACCGTGCCCGCCCACACGCACGGCGACCACGAGCACCCCGAGCACACGGTCACCGTGAAGATCGTGGACGTGAAGACCAAGCAGCTGCAGGAGCTGAACGACGAGTTCGCCAGCAGCCTGAACTTCGAGTCCCTGGAGCGCCTGCGCACCGATCTGAAGGCCGAACTGGAGCGCCGCGCGCAGCAGGAAGGCGAGGCCGGACGCCGCGAGGAATTCATCAGCGCCCTGATGGAGGGCATGGAAGCCGACATTCCCCAGGCCCTGCTGACCCGCCGCCGCGAGAGCATGCTCGAAGAGATCAAGGACGACCTGGGCCGCCAGGGCGTGAAGTGGGGCGAGTACGAGAGCTTCATGAAAGAGCAGGGCAAGCTCGAGGACTTCATGGCCGACCTGGGCAAGAACGCTGAATCCCGCGTGAAGCGTGATCTGGTGCTGGAAAAGCTGGCCGAGGACCTGAACGTGCAGGTCAGCGACGCCGAGTTCAACCAGACCATGAACGCCCTGGCCCAGGCCAACGGCCTGAGCCCCGCCGAGCTGAGCAAGCAGCTGGGCCCGAATGGCATCAACGCCTACTACACCAGCCTCGTGCGTGAAAAGGGCCTGCAGCAGGCCATGAGCCAGCTGAGCGGCGCCCAGAAGCAGGGCGGCGAGCCGGCCAGCACCGAGGAAGCCAGCAGCGCCGAGGCCACCACCGAAGAAAGCACCGAAGCCACCAGCGCCGAATAA